A region of Nostoc sp. 'Peltigera membranacea cyanobiont' N6 DNA encodes the following proteins:
- a CDS encoding NAD(P)H-binding protein, whose translation MKAFVAGATGETGRRIVQELIARNIPVRALVRDIEKARGILSLEAELVVGDVLQSESLNAALGDSTVLLVATGAKPSFDPTGPYKVDFEGTKNLVDAAKAKGIEHLVFVSSLCTSQFLHPLNLFWLILVWKKQAEEYIQKSGLTYTIVRPGGLKNEDNLDAIVMQSADTLFDGSIPRQKVAQVAVEALLEADARNKIVEIVAKPEAASKSFKELFQQC comes from the coding sequence ATGAAAGCATTTGTAGCAGGGGCAACGGGTGAAACAGGTCGCCGAATTGTGCAAGAGTTAATAGCACGGAATATTCCCGTCCGGGCTTTGGTGCGGGATATTGAGAAAGCTAGGGGTATTCTGTCTCTCGAAGCCGAGTTGGTTGTAGGCGATGTATTACAATCAGAAAGTTTAAATGCTGCATTGGGAGACAGCACAGTTTTGTTGGTTGCGACTGGTGCAAAACCTAGTTTTGACCCTACTGGCCCCTATAAAGTAGATTTTGAAGGGACTAAAAATTTAGTAGATGCTGCCAAAGCAAAGGGAATTGAGCATCTTGTTTTTGTTTCTTCTTTGTGTACTTCGCAGTTTCTCCATCCACTGAATTTGTTTTGGCTGATTTTGGTGTGGAAGAAGCAAGCTGAAGAGTATATCCAGAAAAGTGGTCTTACCTATACGATTGTGCGGCCTGGTGGGTTGAAGAATGAAGATAACCTCGACGCGATCGTGATGCAGAGCGCTGATACACTGTTTGACGGTAGCATCCCCAGACAAAAAGTTGCCCAAGTTGCTGTTGAGGCGCTGCTTGAAGCCGATGCACGCAATAAAATTGTCGAAATTGTAGCCAAACCTGAAGCAGCTTCAAAAAGCTTTAAGGAGCTATTTCAACAGTGCTGA
- a CDS encoding C2 family cysteine protease, translated as MGKWFLGNDRPDAYSYNGSTQYTYQYVSGSLFQNSISSDDIHQGDLGDCYLLATLSSLANDKSSYIQKMFIDNGDNTFAVRFYNNGIADYVTVDRYLPTLSNGKAAYAGWGGASYSSLSNELWVALVEKAYAQINESGWIDQDNTNSYLTADPNYSRTKSNSTGINGGNEYKVMSQITALDSRITSNATQQDTINLVNSNNLVTFGINAKIFGDQYSGGHALAVTSYNSITNKFHLDNPWGSDDLDLTWQDLIKWSSSGWSYTTV; from the coding sequence ATTGGCAAGTGGTTCTTAGGAAATGATCGTCCAGATGCTTATAGTTATAACGGAAGCACTCAGTACACCTATCAATATGTCAGTGGCTCATTATTCCAAAATAGCATTAGTTCCGATGATATTCATCAAGGCGATCTTGGTGATTGCTATTTATTAGCCACTTTATCTTCTCTGGCTAATGATAAATCTTCCTACATCCAAAAGATGTTTATTGACAATGGCGATAATACATTCGCTGTACGTTTCTATAACAATGGTATAGCTGATTATGTGACAGTTGACCGATATTTACCTACTCTTAGTAATGGTAAGGCTGCTTATGCAGGTTGGGGAGGTGCTTCCTATTCCAGTTTATCAAATGAACTATGGGTAGCTTTAGTTGAAAAAGCTTATGCTCAGATAAATGAGTCTGGCTGGATTGACCAAGATAACACTAACTCCTACCTGACTGCCGATCCTAATTATTCCAGGACTAAATCTAACTCCACTGGTATTAATGGAGGAAATGAATACAAAGTAATGAGCCAAATCACGGCGCTTGATAGTAGAATCACGAGCAATGCGACTCAACAAGATACGATCAATCTTGTCAATTCTAATAACCTAGTAACTTTTGGTATTAACGCAAAGATATTTGGCGATCAATATTCTGGAGGTCATGCCTTAGCTGTTACTAGTTACAATTCTATTACAAATAAGTTCCATTTAGATAATCCTTGGGGATCAGATGATCTCGATCTGACTTGGCAAGACTTAATCAAGTGGTCTTCTAGTGGATGGTCTTATACTACGGTATAG
- a CDS encoding glycoside hydrolase family 24 protein: MGPIAALLGFVYLLQWYIGDLRSPSDPIFADKQPPLVMKQGDPYIRALMRTISASEASGNRPYSLLYGGQQVNDLSRHPEICVTIVTGPNTGNCSTAAGRYQIINITWYRLAPRYHPKPMQMMFWTAYSFEAEYQDIVVYRWLSDSKVWGTDLSQLLRQGKLNDVLRRLSPTWTSLGYGLETNSVSSSLPKVYQKMLKEELTAANQRTAPKLTPSPTPFSKPINKQ, from the coding sequence ATTGGGCCAATAGCTGCGCTTCTTGGCTTTGTGTATTTGTTGCAATGGTATATTGGAGACTTGCGATCGCCTTCCGATCCCATCTTTGCAGATAAACAGCCGCCTTTGGTGATGAAACAGGGCGACCCCTATATCCGTGCTTTAATGCGAACCATCTCCGCAAGTGAAGCCAGTGGGAACCGTCCCTATTCGCTATTATATGGTGGACAGCAAGTTAACGACCTTAGCCGACATCCTGAGATATGCGTCACAATTGTCACAGGCCCCAACACAGGTAATTGTTCTACAGCTGCTGGGAGATATCAAATTATCAACATTACTTGGTATCGTTTAGCCCCGCGTTATCACCCAAAGCCAATGCAGATGATGTTTTGGACTGCTTATAGTTTTGAAGCAGAGTATCAAGATATAGTAGTTTACCGTTGGTTAAGTGATTCTAAAGTTTGGGGAACCGATCTTTCTCAACTGTTGCGTCAGGGAAAGTTAAATGATGTTTTGCGGCGACTCTCTCCGACTTGGACAAGTCTAGGATATGGTCTAGAAACTAATTCTGTTAGTAGCTCTTTGCCTAAAGTTTATCAGAAAATGTTGAAAGAGGAATTAACAGCAGCGAATCAACGAACAGCCCCGAAATTAACACCATCTCCAACTCCTTTCAGCAAGCCAATAAATAAGCAGTGA